The Denticeps clupeoides chromosome 5, fDenClu1.1, whole genome shotgun sequence genome includes a region encoding these proteins:
- the chd4b gene encoding chromodomain-helicase-DNA-binding protein 4 isoform X1 encodes MSASEDDREDFGPPPAHGDELEGLASEVEAPKSKKKKKAKKSRESRSSKRQKPPREEIPVSSPEGLGVAGAGDVDEREMGRSESEGSDYTPSKKKKKRASSSKDRKKAGSGGEREKGGSSAGKFKRKEPEPEEDEDDDDDGQGPKTSAQLLENWGMNDIDYIFTQDDYNTLTNYKAFSQFVRPLIAAKNPKIAVSKMMVVLGAKWREFSTNNPLRGSATANAALAAANVAAAIESMVTGSGAEGGGGAGAAATANPAPPPLPPQQPPAPPLRKAKTKEGKGPNARRKTKPTPKSSDKKSKAKKVAPLKIKLGSFKRKRSSSGEEDDDDSDFDSFSVSDGSNSRSSRSKKKSKSSKKKKKVDEDAEGYETDHQDYCEVCQQGGEIILCDTCPRAYHMVCLDPDMEKAPEGTWSCPHCEKEGIQWEAREESSEGDEENDDSRRDDGEAEEDDHHMEFCRVCKDGGELLCCDTCPSSYHLHCLNPPLPDIPNGEWICPRCLCPPMKAKVQKVLTWRWGKAPPPIPVPRPLDLPNDAPDPKPMMGRPEREFFVKWCNLSYWHCSWVLELQLELNCQVMFRNYQRKTDMDEPPSLDMGADGDDDKSTKRKIKDPVYAHMEDKYGRFGVKLEWLMIHRILNHSVDKKGNVHYMIKWRDLPYDQSTWESEDMDVPEFDTYKQQYWNHRELMIGDEGRPGKKIKKVKVKKIEKPPVNPVVDPTIKFDRQPDYLDATGGTLHSYQLEGLNWLRFSWAQGTDTILADEMGLGKTVQTAVFLYSLYKEGHSKGPFLVSAPLSTIINWEREFEMWAPDMYVVTYVGDKDSRAVIRENEFTFEDNAIRGGKKASKMKKEAAVKFHVLLTSYELITIDQAILGSIDWACLVVDEAHRLKNNQSKFFRVLNNYPLQHKLLLTGTPLQNNLEELFHLLNFLTPERFNNLEGFLEEFADIAKEDQIKKLHDMLGPHMLRRLKADVFKHMPSKTELIVRVELSPMQKKYYKYILTRNFEALNTRGGGNQVSLLNVVMDLKKCCNHPYLFPNAALEAPKMPNGMYEGSSLTKASGKLMLLFKMLKKLKEGGHRVLIFSQMTKMLDLLEDFLENEGYKYERIDGGVTGGMRQEAIDRFNAPGAPQFVFLLSTRAGGLGINLATADTVIIYDSDWNPHNDIQAFSRAHRIGQNKKVMIYRFVTKASVEERITQVAKKKMMLTHLVVRPGLGSKAGSMSKQELDDILKFGTEELFKDEIGEGDNKEEDSSVIHYDDKAIERLLDRNQDATEDKEMQSMNEYLSSFKVAQYVVKDDDEEEEEVEREIIKQEESVDPDYWEKLLRHHYEQHQEYLGRDLGKGKRPRKPVNYNDCSQEDRGSRRDWQDDQSDNQSDYSVASEEGDEDFDERSEANSRRPNRKGLRNDKDKPLPPLLARVGGNIEVLGFNARQRKAFLNAVMRYGMPPQDAFTSQWLVRDLRGKSEKEFKAYVSLFMRHLCEPGADGAETFADGVPREGLSRQHVLTRIGVMSLIRKKVQEFEHVNGLWSMPWMKELEESKKAAAGSMGDDPKTPSTGTPADTQPNTPAPEDLSKSEDSVKEGEKDDNTDSKQINKQDESEIIEIPDENESPSSPSKNDEKKGVEADRKASLVEKDGVSGEVEKEKGKEVKEETAKEPLTEGSSSSEGSEGTAGSEESKAKADDSKEEKMDTSPPAEERKEQKEDKSGVKTEESLKLQNGESVKEGILGEDGMNEEKKKAAKQRFMFNIADGGFTELHSLWQNEERAATVTKKTYEIWHRRHDYWLLAGIIQHGYARWQDVQNDVRFAILNEPFKGEMSRGNFLEIKNKFLARRFKLLEQALVIEEQLRRAAYLNMSEDPSHPSMALNTRFSEVECLAESHQHLSKESMSGNKPANAVLHKVLKQLEELLSDMKADVTRLPATIARIPPVAVRLQMSERSILSRLASRGPDVAQTQGPR; translated from the exons ATGTCGGCCAGCGAGGACGACCGGGAGGATTTCGGACCGCCGCCGGCGCACG GtgatgagcttgaaggacttgCGTCCGAGGTCGAGGCCCCCAAatccaagaagaagaagaaagcaaaGAAGAGTCGAGAGAGCCGAAGCAGCAAGAGGCAAAAACCCCCTAGAGAG GAGATTCCGGTCAGCTCCCCTGAAGGCCTCGGCGTGGCTGGTGCGGGAGACGTGGATGAGCGAGAGATGGGCAGGTCCGAGAGTGAGGGGAGCGATTACACCCCgagcaagaaaaagaagaagagagcaAGCTCGTCAAAGGACCGGAAGAAAGCGGGGAGCGGTGGAGAGCGGGAGAAGGGGGGATCCTCTGCAGGGAAGTTTAAACGGAAGGAACCGGAACCCGAGGAAGACGAAGATGACGACGACGATGGGCAG GGCCCTAAAACATCTGCCCAGCTTTTGGAGAATTGGGGAATGAATGATATTGATTATATTTTCACCCAAGATGACTACAACACTCTCACAAACTACAAGGCCTTCAGCCAGTTTGTCAG ACCACTCATAGCAGCAAAGAACCCCAAGATTGCCGTGTCTAAGATGATGGTGGTTCTGGGCGCGAAGTGGCGCGAATTCAGCACCAACAACCCACTCCGTGGGTCAGCCACCGCCAACGCAGCCCTGGCGGCTGCCAACGTGGCCGCTGCCATAGAGAGCATGGTTACCGGCAGTGGGGCGGAGGGAGGAGGCGGCGCCGGGGCAGCAGCCACTGCCAATCCGGCGCctccacctcttcctcctcagcagcctcctgctcctcctctgcgcaaggccaagaccaaagagggCAAAG GGCCCAATGCTCGTAGAAAGACCAAACCCACTCCAAAGTCCTCTGACAAGAAGTCCAAAGCTAAGAAGGTGGCACCCCTCAAGATCAAACTAGGCAGTTTCAAGAGGAAACGGTCTTCG AGTGGCGAGGAGGACGATGACGACAGCGACTTTGACAGCTTCTCTGTGTCGGATGGTTCCAACAGTCGCAGCAGTCGTTCTAAAAAGAAATCGAAGAGctcgaagaagaagaagaaag TGGATGAAGATGCTGAAGGCTATGAGACCGACCACCAGGACTACTGTGAGGTGTGCCAGCAGGGCGGGGAAATCATTCTGTGTGATACCTGCCCTAGAGCCTATCACATGGTGTGTCTGGACCCTGACATGGAGAAGGCTCCAGAGGGGACCTGGAGCTGCCCACACTGC gAGAAGGAGGGGATCCAGTGGGAGGCTCGTGAGGAGAGCTCTGAGGGGGATGAAGAGAATGACGACAGCCGCAGGGACGACGGCGAGGCGGAGGAGGACGACCACCACATGGAGTTCTGTAGGGTCTGCAAGGATGGAGGAGAGCTGCTGTGCTGCGACACATGCCCCTCCTCCTACCACCTGCACTGCCTCAATCCCCCCCTCCCTGACATTCCCAACGGCGAGTGGATCTGCCCACGATGCCTG TGTCCACCAATGAAGGCCAAAGTCCAGAAAGTTCTAACCTGGCGCTGGGGCAAAGCCCCACCCCCTATACCTGTACCCCGACCTCTGGATCTCCCAAATGATGCCCCGGACCCCAAGCCCATGATGGGTCGGCCAGAGAGAGAGTTCTTTGTGAAGTGGTGCAACCTATCCTACTGGCACTGCTCATGGGTCCTGGAGCTGCAG TTGGAGCTCAATTGTCAAGTGATGTTCCGGAACTATCAGCGCAAGACCGATATGGACGAGCCACCTAGCCTTGACATGGGAGCTGACGGGGATGATGACAAGAGCACCAAGAGGAAGATCAAAGACCCGGTGTATGCCCACATGGAAGATAAATATGGTCGCTTTGGCGTCAAGCTGGAGTGGCTTATGATTCACCGCATCCTTAACCACAG TGTGGATAAGAAGGGTAATGTGCACTACATGATAAAGTGGAGAGATCTTCCATATGACCAGTCAACATGGGAGAGTGAAGACATGGACGTACCAGAGTTTGACACCTACAAACAGCAGTACTGGAACCATAG AGAGTTAATGATAGGAGATGAGGGCAGACCAGGAAAGAAGATCaagaaggtgaaagtgaagaaaatCGAGAAGCCACCTGTTAATCCAGTGGTAGAT CCAACCATAAAGTTTGACCGCCAACCAGATTACCTGGATGCCACAGGGGGGACACTGCACTCATATCAGCTGGAGGGCCTGAACTGGCTGCGCTTTTCCTGGGCTCAGGGCACAGACACCATCCTGGCAGATGAGATGGGCTTGGGCAAAACCGTACAAACGGCCGTCTTCCTCTACTCGCTGTATAAAGAG GGCCACTCCAAAGGCCCATTCTTGGTGAGCGCTCCCCTCTCCACAATTATCAACTGGGAGAGGGAGTTTGAGATGTGGGCACCAGACATGTATGTAGTGACATACGTTGGAGACAAGGACAGCAGGGCTGTCATCAGAGAGAATGAGTTCACCTTTGAAGACAATGCCATTCGTGGAGGGAAGAAGGCCTCCAAGATGAAG AAAGAGGCAGCTGTGAAGTTTCACGTTCTTTTGACATCCTACGAGTTGATCACCATAGACCAGGCCATACTGGGTTCCATTGATTGGGCCTGCCTTGTGGTGGATGAGGCACACAGACTGAAGAATAACCAGTCCAAG TTCTTCAGGGTGTTAAATAATTACCCACTTCAGCATAAGCTGCTCCTGACTGGAACCCCACTTCAGAACAATCTGGAGGAGCTCTTCCACCTGCTCAACTTCCTCACTCCTGAGAGATTCAA TAACCTGGAGGGTTTCCTGGAGGAGTTTGCAGATATTGCTAAGGAAGACCAGATTAAGAAGCTCCATGACATGCTGGGGCCACACATGCTGAGGCGACTGAAAGCAGACGTGTTCAAACACATGCCATCCAAAACAGAGCTCATTGTCAGAGTGGAGCTCAGCCCCATGcagaa AAAGTACTACAAGTACATCCTCACACGTAACTTTGAGGCACTGAACACACGTGGTGGTGGCAACCAGGTGTCCCTGCTCAATGTGGTTATGGACCTGAAGAAGTGCTGCAACCACCCCTACCTCTTCCCCAATGCTGCTCTT GAAGCTCCTAAGATGCCAAATGGGATGTATGAGGGCAGTTCCCTCACAAAGGCTTCTGGGAAATTGATGCTGCTGTTCAAGATGCTTAAAAAGCTGAAGGAAGGAGGGCACAGGGTTCTCATATTCTCACAG ATGACAAAGATGTTGGACTTGCTTGAAGACTTCTTGGAGAACGAAGGATATAAGTATGAGAGAATTGATGGGGGGGTGACTGGTGGAATGAGACAGGAGGCCATTGACCGGTTCAATG CTCCGGGCGCCCCCCAGTTTGTCTTCCTCCTGTCTACCCGTGCAGGTGGTTTGGGAATCAATTTAGCAACTGCAGACACAGTCATCATCTATGATTCTGACTGGAACCCCCACAATGACATCCAG gCTTTCAGTCGTGCTCACCGTATTGGTCAAAACAAGAAAGTGATGATTTACCGCTTTGTGACTAAGGCCTCTGTGGAGGAGAGGATCACTCAA GTGGCAAAGAAGAAGATGATGTTAACCCATCTGGTGGTGCGACCCGGACTGGGCTCAAAGGCAGGATCTATGTCCAAGCAGGAGCTGGATGATATCCTTAAGTTTGGCACAGAGGAGCTGTTTAAGGATGAAATTGGAGAGG GCGATAATAAGGAGGAGGACAGCAGTGTGATTCATTATGACGATAAGGCCATTGAGCGTCTCCTGGACAGGAACCAGGATGCTACGGAGGATAAAGAGATGCAGAGCATGAATGAATACCTCAGCTCTTTCAAAGTGGCCCAGTATGTGGTCAAAGATGACGATGaagag gaggaggaggtggagagggaAATCATTAAGCAAGAGGAGAGTGTGGACCCAGACTACTGGGAGAAGCTGCTAAGGCATCACTATGAGCAGCACCAGGAATATCTGGGCCGAGACCTTGGCAAAGGCAAGCGGCCACGCAAGCCAGTCAACTACAACGACTGCTCGCAGGAGGACCGAGGTAGTAGACGGG ACTGGCAGGATGACCAGTCAGACAACCAATCAGATTACTCTGTGGCTTCAGAGGAAGGAGATGAAGACTTTGACGAACGTTCAGAAG CTAATTCCCGCAGGCCGAACCGCAAAGGGTTGCGGAATGACAAGGACAAGCCACTGCCGCCCCTGCTGGCCAGAGTTGGAGGCAACATCGAG gtGTTGGGCTTTAATGCACGCCAGAGGAAGGCCTTCCTGAATGCAGTGATGCGTTATGGGATGCCTCCCCAAGATGCCTTCACATCTCAGTGGTTGGTCAGAGACCTGCGAGGGAAATCAGAAAAGGAGTTCAA AGCGTATGTCTCTCTCTTCATGCGTCACCTATGTGAGCCGGGAGCTGATGGGGCCGAAACGTTCGCAGATGGTGTTCCGCGTGAAGGGTTGTCACGACAACATGTTCTCACACGCATTGGTGTGATGTCATTAATACGCAAAAAA GTACAGGAGTTTGAACATGTGAATGGCTTGTGGTCAATGCCCTGgatgaaggagctggaggagagtAAGAAAGCGGCTGCTGGCAGCATGGGGGATGATCCCAAAACCCCCTCTACTGGAACACCTGCAGACACCCAGCCCAACACCCCTGcaccag AGGACCTCTCAAAATCTGAGGACTCTGTCAAAGAAGGGGAGAAGGACGACAACACAGATTCCAAACAGATCAACAAACAGGATGAATCTGAG ATTATTGAGATTCCTGATGAAAACGAAAGCCCCTCTAGCCCCTCAAAGAATGATGAGAAGAAAGGGGTCGAAGCAGACAGAAAAGCAAGCTTGGTAGAGAAGGACGGTGTGAGTGGAGAGgtggagaaagagaagggaaaagaAGTGAAAGAGGAAACTGCAAAAGAACCCCTCACAGAGGGCAGCTCTTCATCAGAGGGTTCCGAGGGCACTGCGGGCTCAGAGGAGAGTAAAGCCAAAG CAGACGACTCTAAGGAAGAAAAAATGGACACAAGCCCTCCAGCAGAGGAGCGAAAAG AACAAAAGGAGGATAAAAGTGGAGTGAAAACAGAAGAATCTTTGAAGCTACAGAATGGAGAGAGTGTGAAAGAGGGCATATTGGGAGAAGATGGAATgaatgaagaaaagaagaaggcaGCCAAACAGAGGTTTATGTTCAACATTGCAGATGGAGGTTTTACAG AGCTACACTCTCTGTGGCAGAATGAGGAAAGGGCAGCCACAGTGACCAAGAAAACCTATGAGATTTGGCACCGTCGCCATGACTACTGGCTGCTGGCAGGCATCATACA ACATGGGTATGCTCGCTGGCAGGACGTGCAGAACGATGTTAGGTTTGCAATCCTCAACGAGCCTTTCAAAGGGGAAATGAGCCGAGGGAACTTCCTGGAAATCAAAAATAAATTCCTTGCCCGGAGGTTCAAG TTGCTTGAGCAGGCCCTGGTGATAGAAGAACAGTTGCGCAGGGCTGCGTATCTGAACATGTCAGAGGATCCATCTCACCCCAGCATGGCTTTGAACACGCGCTTCAGCGAGGTGGAGTGTCTGGCCGAGTCCCATCAGCATCTCAGCAAGGAGTCGATGTCTGGGAACAAACCGGCAAATGCTGTACTGCACAAag TTCTCAAACAGCTTGAGGAGCTACTTAGTGACATGAAGGCAGACGTCACCCGTCTCCCAGCTACCATTGCCAGGATACCTCCAGTTGCTGTGCGGCTGCAAATGTCAGAGCGGAGCATCCTGAGCCGACTGGCCAGTCGGGGTCCAGACGTGGCACAGACTCAGGGTCCACGCTGA